Genomic DNA from Coregonus clupeaformis isolate EN_2021a chromosome 9, ASM2061545v1, whole genome shotgun sequence:
aaaagaccaTGTAGTTTAGCTACCAATGTGTAATAAATGTGATTTGTGTAGCCTAATGCTGGGCTGAGCAAATGCAAGGTATACTCAGGCCTGAACATGAAAGATTGCATGGGAGAGTCTGTATTGTGATGACTGTTCACAAGATAACGCAGCATGATAGAACAGCACAGGCTTCCTTATCCATTGCAACACAAATTCTAAGGCTTGTACATCACATTGAAATACAATAGCTTATCAATCAAAACAGCATATTTGCAATGTGTGATAACGGTAACAGACAATCATTAAATTTTCGGTGATGTAAACGTACTAGATGGTGTGTCTTTGGTGGCACATAGTATGAAAACGTGGGATACAGGCCTATATGCTAACTGTAGAAGAGGTTTCATCCCATTTTTAGGGATTTGCTCCAGATGTGTGTTTGCTACATCCAACAGGGCGCATCATTTCCACTGCTTTTCTTCCTTTGCTGGTGAAGTCTGGCTGCTGCTCATAGTCCACTGGGCTTACAGGACTCCCAGACTCAGAGTAAAGATGAGGCATTCCATGGGTGATCCCCACTGGCCTCATCTTACTGTGTTGATTGTAAGGATGAGAGCCAACGGTCGATGTGTAAAAAAGGGCCTCACCCCCACCATCTGATGCCTTATCTGATCTCCCATAGCGGGCATGAGGGCGACCAGGGGCCTGATGCCGACAGGATTCTGACTGCAAAGGAAGATGAGATGGCCTATGCAACGGTCCTGTATTCTCAGGTATAGAATTACAGGATACTCTGTCAGTCATTTTGCTAGCTGAGATCTGTTGAGGTTTACAGTTTGGGATTCGACTGACAGGCTGACTGAATGATACAATGCGTCCGTCTTGGGTTTGATAGAGACTGTGCATCTGCTCTGTTATTTTCCCATCTGCTCCTGGGTGGGTTACAGTCCCCTCAGTCTTTGGTTGCCATGACTGCAACATGTTTCTATTGTCCCGGTTCTCTGAAGTGGAAATGTGTCCGTTCTTTTTGCGGTGAAGTGAGGACGCCCTCTTTGAGTCTCTTTCAGTTCTAGGGCAAGACGCTAGTGCTGCCCCACTCCCTAAATACATGTCAGTCATCTCTAACTCCAAGTTCTCTGTGTCCAGGGATCTACTCCTCCTATTTAAGGCCAGAGGACTTGGCAGAGGAGCCAGTGGACTCGACTGATTGACTCGTGTAAGGCTAAGGTGACGTGGCAGGCTGGCGATTCCCCAAGTATTACTGAGGACACTCTGTTCATAGAGGTCAAACATTTGTAAGTCACATTCAGCAAACGCATCCTTTTGCAGGTAGCTTTCTTCAAACACTTCGTAAGGCGACGTGATGTCTTCCTCCTCCATTACCATATCCATCTGCTGGTCATATTCCCCCTCGTTATCCATGTCCACGACATCAAATGTGACAATGGCAGGGAGGGCTTGCATGTTTTGGGCAAAGGGAGAGCCTGACTCAGAGCCTCCCTTACTTTCAGTTGAATTACTATAAAATTGTGACTGTTTTGTAAAGTCCACTAGGGCTTGGGAGAAGCAAATTGTCTGGTCATCCTCCAAGTCATTCTTTTTTTCTTTAGAAATATCATGATTTCCTCTTAAGTGGGGTGACTGTGGCTTGTTTTGCTCAGGGTACATTTCTTGTGATTGACATGTTTTTGAGGCAAGGGAGCTAAAAGCTGCATCTGACATTTTCTCACTATTCCCACCATTACAGGCTTTGAAACATCTCTGCTCTAAGGCATGCGATCCATGTGGCATgatgttttcttttttattcAAAGCCTCTGGGTTGACCTGGTCCTCTTTCATAGAGGCTTGAGTTTTTGCGTTCACTTTAGAAATGCTTTCCTGAAAGCTATTATCTTGGTGGATCCTCCCTTTGGTGAACAGAGCCTGATGTTTGGAAGGTTTACACATGCCTTGCAGCTCCGCACAGAGAAGGTCCTGCTGGATCAAAGTTAGCCTGTCCTCTTCCATTAGACCTGTTTCAGGAGTGAACATAGCATTTACATCACTACACTGAGCTGGTATTTCTAAAAACTCAAGTGGATCAGGAACGGGCAGCTTAGATTTTTCAAGAGGTGGACTGATAAGAATGTCATCAGGCTCAAAAAGCTCATACAGAGCATCGCCACTGTAACTGTCCCTTGGTAGTCTATCCGTCCTGATCTTGTCAACTTTGTCACGTCCGTCTTCATCTTGTCCTGGGGTGGTAGAGTCATAGTAACCCTCATCGCTGTTAGGAACTGACTCTTGATGGTCGCTCTGAGGGGTCATGACATCCGCAGATGTAAGGGTGGTCTCTGTAACTTCAAGATCACCATTGCTGTTGCTGCTGATGTCCATATTATAGGAGCTAGATGGCTCTTCAGGTGTCATCCTAGGACTTTCACTGTGCTCTAAAAAATCTTGTTCCTGGCTGTCTGTATAGCAAACGTCCTCTGCAGCATCATTTTCCCAGAGGTCGTGGAGATAGTCTCCGGCCACCTCATCAGGGGTGGCCATTTCTTCTCCTCCACCCTGGTAGGTAACATAACAGGAACTCCGTTTGCCTGCATTTCGACTCCTTTCACCAGAGACTGTGCTCTCTGCAATACTGTCGTCATCTTGATCAGCTATTATGTCACCACAGCCAGTGAGTGAGTCAAAACTCTTCAGAGACGCAACATCACCAAAAATCAAGCTCATCTGAGATGAGCCAGTTGGCAGCTGGACGTTCACTGTAGACTCTATGTTTGTGTTCAGGAGAGAAGCAGGTTCAGTAGTTTCATGGAGTGTCTCTTCGTGTTTATTTGGGTTATCATTCTTTGCTACCATGTCCTCGCCTTTCATCAGTTCCCCTACCAGAGAATCCACACTCTCTTGTTTCACCATGTCGTTCCCAGACACTATGACATCAACATTAATACATTCAGGAGCAATAGTCAAACAATCGTCGACATTTGCAGAAACAGGCACATTGGATTCAGAAAAACTGCTCAGGCACTCAGTGTCATTTTGGTCAATGTTCGTCTGGGCAATAGGCACCTCTTTGTTGCAGACATGAGACATTGCAACCATTTCATTTTTTTCTAAATCACAATTTCTATTCTTTCTATGACGCCTGATGCTGTTAAAAAGTCCCCTCAAACCCTTTTTCTGCcgggggagggagaaggatttatgATCAccagtagagtggccagattcACTACAACAAGTGCTAGGAGTCTGGCTGTGGTACTCAAAATCTCCTGCTGGAACATATCCACTACCCGGACTGTCCTCCCAGCCTGCCTTGCTAAGTCCATCATGAGTTTTACTCTTGCTTACTACCTTTTTAGAGGAACACTTGTTCTGATTTTTGTTCCTCCCTCCAAAGAAGTTGGGCAAAACACAAATGCTTTTACGTCCTCCAAAGAATCTTAAGGCAGTCCTCTTAAGTTTCCCTGATGGCGGAGGCTCTGGGGATCCAGCATCAAATGTGTCAGATGGAGGCTTTACCTCAGTCTGTGAATCCTGGCCACCTATGGCCGTCTGCTCACAGCCAGCATACAAATGCTTTGTATAACTTGCTGGCTCATTTCCTCCGCAGGGCTCCATGGCAACACAATCTATAGGAAGGTGAAATTAACAGAGAGCATGACAGTCATCACCATCAGGTGCAAAGAAGACTGCTGCCAAGCCATCCTCCAAAACCATTTGCTGCCATTTTTTCTGAAATGTAGGACAAATAAAGGATTAAGCATAGAAGGATTAGATTATGTTTTATACACTGGTGGGCCTACATCAAGCATGTTGGCTTTCTTTACATTAGAGGAAATAACACGCTTATAGTTAATTATCTATCTGGCAAACCTTTCACAACAGCAGTGTCATGCTATCTGTATAAAAAGTGTAAAGCAAGTTATCCATTATCTAGGTGCAACAGTAGGCACAGATAAATAAACAACAGGACATGCCAAAACTGTTTTAACTTGGCATAGCTATCATCACAACCTGTTTTGGAAGCAAAATCATTAGCTATGTAGGCCTAAATTAAGCTATGCTACACACTACGCGAGAAAACAGAGAAGCGTGACGTTTGTCACCCAAACAGTCGTCCGGTTAGGACCACAACAAagcttagctagcaagctagctatgtGTAGCTAATGCCTAACGTTAGCTTGTGTGTGGCCTGCAAAGCTGAAGGACGTAAACTACCTGCAAGTTATCATCTACCAAGCTAATATTCAGAAAGGGAGGTGATtgtattaatctagctagctgcTTCCAATAAATACAATTTTACTTTCTTGCTACAGTAACAACCATTGTTGGAAAATATACACACAGAGGCAGCAGAGTTGATAAgctacgttagctaactagctagcctagAAGACAATAATTGGATGATGAGTGAAACGTTCGCCATTTTCAAACCACATTTCCAATAAATTTAGGCGATGGGGAGATATATCAATTAACCAACCTTGTTGTTGGGCGGCTACACGCCACGACAATATACACAATAAATCCGATTAACTTTGTTCAATCGCGTAACCAGTGCAACTAGCTAAATCTCGAGCCTCTTGTTCATGTGCGCATTGAATTCTGGTAGTTGTAGTGAGGGCGATGTGTGTCTTTCAATTTAGTTCTCGTctatataaaaaaatacaataataatacgtttcaagttttaatgtcacatgcacaagtacagtcaaatgcctttcttgcaaactcaaaacccaacaatgcaataatcaaaaaacaatgtaatactagaagaagaaaaaaacacgaGAAATAAAGAAGCTTGTCAGTTGTAAGAAATAATAGCAGATGCATTTCGTGAAAAAAAAAAGAGTAAATAATCACAAAATAGAAAAGTTGGGTCGGAGCTTGCAAAACAGTGGTCATCCAGTAGGGCGCCATCTTCTTGGCCTCAGGATTCTCAAGCTAGGATCATTTAGCCTACAAGACATTCATTCAATAAGTTGATGGACAATTTATCTTTCATTTCCTAGTTACatagtatctacctcaaatactccagtatccctgcatatTGTACATTTGCAGTcagcgattttagcatgtaaatcttggtggggcaaaaaaaacaaacgtgggatgcatgccagcaaagccactacacaacacaacactaaactatacatgaattgcactataacggtgactaacggtgcccacaaactgttagggcctacataaagctgtcccaacagcagtcccaaaacCTTactactgctacacctggctatcagcggagccttgtctggcagcaaaacagttaattcagcctcatttgctggctttttaaaaaacatagcttaTATGGCTGACTTGTTTAAACAAATgaggtttctactgacaattgagatatacaaactatggcataaggggacgacaagcggataagaggcaatccgtaatttcgattaagacattaaggagcgagctaggacggacgtagtcaatataactatttgttcagcacttttgaaatgtacagagacagaattcagaacatgagccgttcttacagtgttctccctgtacatcaagtcagaaccataggataaataaagcagacaatgaaagctcttacaatattagaTGATTACGTTTCtcaaaaacaggttataggctacatgtgcaccaccaagtcagaacagtagccgccggaggggatggctgccgttttatgggctcttaaccaaccgtgctattttgtttgttttgtcacattgtttgtaacttattttgtacataatgttgctgctacggtctcttatgaccgaaaagagcttctggacatcagaactgCGATTACACACCTTGAACTGGattaataatttttctttaatgagtcggacgatagggatttgctccagacacccgacagggccctcatccctgtcattcgcagtagaaagagacagagatatcgtggaaggagatcggggtgcctggtaaggagccggcaacgagtggctaatctgcctttgccatcggtactattggctaacgtacaatcgcttgataataaagtagaCGAACTACAAGGacatatatcctaccaacgggacattaaaaactgaaatatcttatgtttcaccaagtcgtggctgaacgacgacatgaataacatacagttgGCGGGtcatacactgtatcggcaggatagaacagcagcctctggtaagacaaggggtggcggtctatgtatatttgtaaacaacagctggtgtacgatatctaaggaagtctcgaggttttgttcgcctgaggtagagtatctcatgataagctgtagaccacactatctaccgagagagttttcatctatattcttcgtagctgtctatttaccaccacacaccgatgctggcactaagaccgcactcaatgagctgtatacggccataagcaaacaggaaaacgctcatccaaatctgaccataattctatcctcctgattcctacttacagtgagggaaaatagtatttgatcccctgctgattttgtatgtttgcccactgacaaagacatgatcagtctataattttaatggtaggtttatttgaacagtgagagacagaataacaacaacaaaatccagaaaaacgcatgtcaaaaatgttataaattgatttgcattttaatgagggaaataagtatttgacccctctgcaaaacatgatttagtacttggtggcaaaacccttgttggcaatcacagaggtcagatgtttcttgtagttggccaccaggtttgcacacatctcaggagggattttgttccactcctctttgcagaccttctccaagtcattacggtttcgaggctgacgtttggcaactcccccaaagcataatgttttcacctccatgtttgaccgtggggatggtgttcttgggttcataggcagcattcctcctcctccaaacacagcgagttgagttgatgccaaagagctcaattttggtctcatctgaccacaacactttcacccagttctcctctgaatcattcagatgttcattggcaaacgtcagacggccctgtatacagtgggggaaaaaagtatttagtcagccaccaattgtgcaagttctcccacttaaaaagatgagagaggccttaaattttcaccataggtacacgtcaactatgacagacaaattgagaaaaaaatatccagaaaatcacattgtaggatttttaatgaattatttgcaaattatggtggaaaataagtatttggtcacctacaaacaagcaagatttctggctctcacagacctgtaacttcttctttaagaggctcctctgtcctccactcattacctgtattaatggcacctgtttgaacttgttatcagtataaaagacacctgtccacaacctcaaacagtcacactccaaactccactttggccaagaccaaagagctgtcaaaggacaccggaaacacaattgtagacctgcaccaggctgggaagactgcatctgcaataggtaagcagcttggtttgaagaaatcaactgtgggagcaattattaggaaatggaagacatacaagaccactgataatatccctcgatctggggctccacgcaagatctcaccccgtggggtcaaaatgatcacaagaacggtgagcaaaaatcccagaaccacacggggggacctagtgaatgacctgcagagagctgggaccaaagtaacaaagcctaccatcagtaacacactacgccgccagggactcaaatcctgcagtgcagacatgtccccctgcttaagccagtacatgtccaggcccgtctgaagtttgctagagtgcatttggatgatccagaagaggattgggagaatgtcatatggtcagatgaaaccaaaatataactttttggtaaaaactcaactcgtcgtgtttggaggacaaagaatgctgagttgcatccaaagaacaccatacctactgtgaagcatgggggtggaaacatcattctttggggcggtttttctgcaaagggaccaggacgactgatccatgtaaaggaaagaatgaatggggccatgtatcgtgagattttgagtgaaaacctccttccatcagcaagggcattgaagatgaaacgtggctgggtctttcagcatgacaatgatcccaaacacaccgcccgggcaacgaaggagtggcttcgtaagaagcatttcaaggtcctggagtggcctagccagtctccagatctcaaccccataaaaaatctttggagggagttgaaagtccgtgttgcccagcgacagccccaaaacatcactgctctagaggagatctgcatggatgaatgggccaaaataccagcaacagtgtgtgaaaaccttgtgaagacttacagaaaatgtttgacctgtgtcattgccagcaaagggtatataacaaagtattgagaaacttttgttattgaccaaatacttattttccaccataatttgcaaataaattcattaaaaatcctacaatgtgattttctggattttttttctcattttgtctgtcatagttgacgtgtacctatgatgaaaattacaggcctctctcatctttttaagtgggagaacttgcacaattggtggctgactaaatactttttatccccactgtatgtgctttcttgagcagggggaccttgcgggcgctgcaggatttcagtccttcacggcgtagtgtgttaccaattgttttcttggtgactatggacccagctgccttgagatcattgacaagatcctcccgtgtagttctgggctgattcctccacgaggtaagatcttgcatggagccccaggccaagggagattgacagttattttgtgtttcttccatttgcgaataatcgcaccaactgttgtcaccttctcaccaagctgcttggcgatggtcttgtagcccattccagccttgtgtaggtctacaatcttgtccctgacatccttggagagctctttggtcttggccatggtggagcgtttggaatctgattgattgattgcttctgtggacaggtgtcttttatacaggtaacaagctgagattaggagcactcccattaagagtgtgctcctaatctcagctcgttatctgtataaaagacacctgggagccagaaatctttctgattgagagggggtaaaatacttatttccctcattaaaatgctaatcaatttataacattttttacatgcgtttttctggattttgttgttggtattctgtctctcactgttcaaataaacctaccattaaaattatagactgatcatttatttgtcagtgggcaaacgtacagaatcagcaggggatcaaatacttttccccctcactgtacaagcaaaaactaaagcaggaagcaccagtgactcggtcaataacaAAGTGGTCAGATGTAGCAGATGCCCAGAACtaatacagactacaaagggaagcacagccgcaagctgcccagtgacacgagcctaccagacgagctaaataacttatatgctcgcttcgaggcaagtaacactgaaacatgcatgagagcatcagctgttgcggacgactgtgtgatcacgctctccgtagccgatgtgagtaagaccttagAATAGGTCTACATTCACAAGAactcagggccagacggattaccaggacatgtactccgagcatgcgctgaccaactggcaagtgtcttcactgacattttcaacctctccctgtctgagtctgtaatgccaacatgtttcaagcagaccaccatagtccctgtgcccaagaacactaaggtaacctgcctaaatgactactgacccatagtactcacgtctgtagccatgaagttctttgaaaggctggtcatggctcacatcaacaccattatcccagaaaccctagacccactccaatttgcataccgccccaacagatacacagatgatgcaatctctattgtgctccacactgctcgttcacacctggacaaaacgaacacctaagtgagaatgctattcattgtctacagctcagcgttcaacaccatagtgccctcaaagctcatcactaagctaaggaccctgggactaaacacctccctctgcaactggatcctggactacaggtggtaagggtaggtaacaacacatctgccacgctgatcctcaacacgggggcccctcaggggtgcgtgctcagtcccctcctgtactccctgttcactcatgactgcatggccaggcacgactccaacaccataattaagtttgccgatgacacaacagtggtaggcctgatcaccgacaatgacgagacagcctatagggaggatgtcagagacctggccatgttgtgccaggacaacaatctctccctcaacgtgatcaagacaaaggagatgattgtggactacaggaaaaagaagaggaccgagcacgcccccattctcgtcgacggggctgtagtggagcaggttgagagcttcaagttccttggtgtccacatcaccaacaaactatcatggtccaagcacaccaagacagtcgtgaagagggcacgacaaaacctattccccctaaggagactgaaaagatttggcatgggtcctcagatcctcaaaaggttctacagctgcaccatcgagagcattctgactggttgcatcactgcctggtatggcaactgctcggcctccgaccgcaaggcactacagagggtagtgcgtacagcccagtacatcactggggccaagcttcctgccatccaggacctctataccaggcagtgtcagaggaaggccctaaaaatagtcaaagactccaTTGCCCCCCCCGCTGCTACTCTCTGGTTATTatccatgcatagtcactttaataactctacctacatgtatctattacctcaattaccttgactaaccggtgccccgcacattgacttggtacattgatttgatttgatttgaaattaagAGCTGAAAatataccaaattattagggtgaggcacatgggctactaacagcttactacacaacatacacgtagtattactttcttagctacagtatacatatctccctggcatattacatcatttatgcagcagcatacaatacatttttggactcaccttgttgtgctgtgctcatttgaacaggaaggtggcgcggcggtccttcgtgggcaaattttgtcatcaaactttgtcatcaaagtctggcattctctggatttatggtgctttcaagacaactgggaactctgaaaaaaaaaggttgaatcatgatgacgtcagtgaccttcaggtcgtagctctagaaagagacacGAGTTCCgaatttacaattccgagttggatgaaagttcaaaacgtattttcctggtTGTAGCttgtttttcccgagttcccagttgtcttgaactcactaaaGTCCAATTTTGCAGTtacgagttaacagttgttttgagcgcggcacaaatcatgcttcattgacagcatggccaatgttgaatgtttataattCTAAActaggaaaagagacccttaatcttagacttgggaccacacagccactccactgaatagcaggctaatgATTGCTTTGCAATACTTGCAGTtggccactgattccttccaaaccactcattgttgaatttgcaatttccaacttgttgtgtaatgtttatgtccaatggtcgatgagcaccgatacgttttatctataatttctcttcattatttctcttcatatgacaaggattaaaaaggatttgccagtagattgttgacttaattcatgatgatgacttcttgctaagattttgaaagtatgatgttgacatgatcagtccaatcaaagctactgtcgatatgtgatttgacgtcattttatctgtggccaatgaccttgagacttcttggatgggcacttctaatgtaactctatggcagcacccaaggggcttgaattttctagctctacccttagacttggcagtgacatagtgtccccatgactgacagaacactgagccaatcacggcgcaacgctccgtattttctgctggctggccccaccaccacagaaagcactgagctaggttgaaacacctgcattttggagctgccttactcaagaaaacaaaaaagagaccatgtttgtatgcggctttattaccTCAATtatatatatctattttttttacattgtttgcaaactgatatgtgacacgtattgatgccaaaataacatgcaaaacaggcaattaaaaaatatatataattcttTTTGGCTAAAGATTTAGGGCTCAGCCCCACCTGCCATGAATGACGggtcttatttacaatgacggcctacaccggccaaacccggacgacactgggccaattgtgcaccgccctatgggactcccaatcacggccggttgtgatccagcctggaatcgaaccagggagtctgtagtggAAATTGCATCGTTAGTAGGCTATTGGAACTTCAGCTACACCATCAGTGTAATGTCAATTATGTATATTTTTACTTGCATGTGTCAGAgacgggcgtaggtgtggtgtggaatcaaatgcaggatgcagatgcaagtccaaaatactttaataaagtccacagaatgaacggctacaaacagagccggaggcacaaggaaaataacgcactcagcgtaaaaatacaacaaacgcacaacagtgcggactctctataaaaatagagcacaaactgactggcaacacctgctgacatggaacaactacacacaaccacacgacagaaacaacgagaacttaaaggacacataatcaagacaaaatgagaaacaggtgtaccaaaacagaccaaaccaaacgaacacagaaacaacgaacggtggcagctagtactccggggac
This window encodes:
- the amer1 gene encoding APC membrane recruitment protein 1, whose translation is MEPCGGNEPASYTKHLYAGCEQTAIGGQDSQTEVKPPSDTFDAGSPEPPPSGKLKRTALRFFGGRKSICVLPNFFGGRNKNQNKCSSKKVVSKSKTHDGLSKAGWEDSPGSGYVPAGDFEYHSQTPSTCCSESGHSTGDHKSFSLPRQKKGLRGLFNSIRRHRKNRNCDLEKNEMVAMSHVCNKEVPIAQTNIDQNDTECLSSFSESNVPVSANVDDCLTIAPECINVDVIVSGNDMVKQESVDSLVGELMKGEDMVAKNDNPNKHEETLHETTEPASLLNTNIESTVNVQLPTGSSQMSLIFGDVASLKSFDSLTGCGDIIADQDDDSIAESTVSGERSRNAGKRSSCYVTYQGGGEEMATPDEVAGDYLHDLWENDAAEDVCYTDSQEQDFLEHSESPRMTPEEPSSSYNMDISSNSNGDLEVTETTLTSADVMTPQSDHQESVPNSDEGYYDSTTPGQDEDGRDKVDKIRTDRLPRDSYSGDALYELFEPDDILISPPLEKSKLPVPDPLEFLEIPAQCSDVNAMFTPETGLMEEDRLTLIQQDLLCAELQGMCKPSKHQALFTKGRIHQDNSFQESISKVNAKTQASMKEDQVNPEALNKKENIMPHGSHALEQRCFKACNGGNSEKMSDAAFSSLASKTCQSQEMYPEQNKPQSPHLRGNHDISKEKKNDLEDDQTICFSQALVDFTKQSQFYSNSTESKGGSESGSPFAQNMQALPAIVTFDVVDMDNEGEYDQQMDMVMEEEDITSPYEVFEESYLQKDAFAECDLQMFDLYEQSVLSNTWGIASLPRHLSLTRVNQSSPLAPLPSPLALNRRSRSLDTENLELEMTDMYLGSGAALASCPRTERDSKRASSLHRKKNGHISTSENRDNRNMLQSWQPKTEGTVTHPGADGKITEQMHSLYQTQDGRIVSFSQPVSRIPNCKPQQISASKMTDRVSCNSIPENTGPLHRPSHLPLQSESCRHQAPGRPHARYGRSDKASDGGGEALFYTSTVGSHPYNQHSKMRPVGITHGMPHLYSESGSPVSPVDYEQQPDFTSKGRKAVEMMRPVGCSKHTSGANP